The genomic segment GAAGTGCGCGCCCTTTGCTTCTTTGACGAAGACGGGGTACTTGCCCGCCCAGCGCACCATCCAGTTCATGGGCACGCCACCCAGTAGGCTGGATTTGGCCCGCTCGAACAGTTCGCGCGAGCGCGGGTGCTTCTCGACGAAGAGTTGTTCTTCTTGTGCCAGGCGTTCTTTCAATCGGGTTCGGTCAATGGTAGTCATCATTTTCCTTTCGGCTTTATGACTCAGCAATGGTGGGGTGTGACTCTGATTCTAGCGCATCATTGACCAACCACTGGCCGACCACTTTCCCCAGGCCAATGCCCTGATCCTTGAAGCCCAGCTTCTTGTAAAACTCAACCGCGTCGTCGGTGAACAGGTAGACGTGTTGTCCCGGCAGTTTGTCGAACACAATTTGCATCATCTTGCTGGCAATGCCCTGATGACGATAGGCCGAGAGCGTCCACACGTCCACAATGTAAGCGTTGCAAACGCCGTCCGACAGCGCCCGCACCGTGCCGATGATGCGAGCGTCGGCGTAAGCGATGCACGTGATCGCGCTGTTTTCAAACGAGCGCCTGAGTTGCTCCGGGTTTCGGCCATTGTCGAAATTGTCCTGAAGCAGAGTCGCTTTCATCTCGGTCCAATCCACGCTGTCGAGGTTTTCTTTGTAGACGACTGTTGTCATTGCATTCTATTCCTTGCTCTGGGCGGTAGTTTCAGATTGCGGTCTATCCGTCCGCAAGAACTTCCGCGATTGCACGTCGGGCTATTCCGGCAAGCACTGGATTCGTGTTCTGGTAGTAAGGGAGGGCAATCAACCCGACAGACAGCGCCCAGCCGCGACCTCGCGCCCAAGTCGCATCATCGACTTGTAGGGTTGCACGGAACACGTCCCGGGTTTCGGCAGACAGGTAGAGCCACGCGGCCATCACGTCGCAGGCTGGATCACCCACGCCCAGACATCCGAAATCAATGACAGCGATGAGCCGGCCCTGTACAGCCAGCAGATTCCCAGATTGCAGGTCTCCATGGAGCCAGACGGGCGGGCCGTGCCAAGCTGGCGCCTCGATGGCTGCGTCCCACACAGCGGTCACTGTGTCGGCATCGAGCGTGCCTCGCAGAGTGGCAATTGCGTCGCGGGTCTCCGTGTCTCGCCTTGCCAGCGGTTCGCCGCGAGAGGAGTTGTGCGGCCCGGGCGGCGGCCCGCCTGTTGCATCAAGTCGTTGCAGGGCAGCTATGAATTGCGCTAAATCAATCGCCGCTTGGCGTGGCTCGGCAATGCGCTCGAGGGCCGCATTCTCGCCTTCGAGCCACCGATAAACCGACCAATGCCAGGGGTAGCCCTCACCGGGTTCACCTTTTGCGAGCGGAACGGGGATGGCGAGCGGCAGGAACGGGGCAAGCCTCGGTAGCCACAAGTGCTCCTCCTCCACCTGTCCAACGGCCCTATGAATGCGTGGCAATCGCACAACCATGTCATCGCTGAGCCTGTAGAGCGCGTTGTCAGTTCCGGCGGAAGGGACCGGTTCGATGGGAAGGTCTGCCCACTGCGGAAACTGCGCGGCGAGCAACCGGCCCACGAGGAATGCGTCGGTATCCATCTCGTCGTCATGCATTTTGCCAGCAGTCATAAGCGCCTTTCACTGTCGGCAGATTCGTCCTCTTTCCACAGGAACCGCCCAACAGCCAGATATGTTTTGTCATCCTTGAGCGCGGGCGCGATCACGGCGTCGAACTTGAAGAACTGAATGTCGGTAAGGCCCGCCTGGCGATAAAGCCGGATGACTTGATCGCGGGTGTACCAGCGGGTGGCGGGCGAGCGGCGGTGGAGTTCAGAGGCAATCACTTCGCCGTTGAGAGTCACTTCGTAGCGGTCTTCAGTATGCTCAAGCTGATTGGCCAGGTCGTACCAGGCCCGCGACCAGCGGCGCACAGTTGCGCCATCCTCCGGCCTGACCTTCTCGCCCCTGGGTGCCCACTCTGTTTCCGTCGGGCTGCCGTCATCCCAGATGTCCATGAAAGGCATGGCCAGCGTGCCGCCGGGCAGAAGGTAGGCGAAGAAGCGGCCCATCGCCTCGGCGGCCAAACCCGGATCGGTGAGCAGTTGAAACGAGCTTGAGGGCACGATGATCGTCTGATACTTGCGCGGCAAGTCCAGGGACTCCATTCTCTGCTGGAACGTGTTTGGCTTGAGGCCAAGCTTCGCCGCCTTCTGGTGGCAGAGGGCCAGCATCTCCGGGGAGATGTCCACGCCGTCAATGTCTATTCCCTGCGAGAGGAAATCCAACAGGAGGCGGCCTGTGCCACAGCCCACGTCGAGGGCGGGCTGGCCGTACTTGCGAATCACTTCGAGGAAGAGAAAGCGGTCTTCCCAGTTGGAAGTGTCGCCGCGAAACAAGTCCCAGGTTGCCGCCATCTGGTCGCGATATTCAAAGTCTTGTCCGGTGGTAACAACAGCGGTGGTGTTCATGCTAACGGTTCCTTTTTTGAAGTGTATTTGTGCCACAAATCGTTCGCCAGTTGCGGCGGGTTGCTCGCCACGCCGTAGCGGGCAAAGTATTGGCACACCCGCTCCACGTCGCGCCGGAAGATGGCGCGGGCAGACGGGTTGGCTTGCAGGCCGACGACTTGCGGGAAGTCAATAATCGAGATCGCGCCGTTCCAGTACAGTACGTTGTAAGCCGAGAGGTCGCCGTGCACCCAACCGCACGAGAGCATGATCTCGACGTTCCACATCAGCCGCTCAAACAGCGGGCGGGCTTCGGCGGAATCCAGCGGCACGTCAATCAACACCGGCGCGGGCATCGTCTCGTCGCCCACGTACTCCATCAACAGCGCATACTCGTTGTGCTTGAGCGGCTCCGGCACGTCAGCGCCGGCTTCGTGCAGTTGTTGCATGAGGGTGAATTCGTGCATCAACCACGAAGTCTGAGCCGCCTCCAGCCCCTTGCGCGATTTGCCGGCGATGGCTTTGTGCA from the Chloroflexota bacterium genome contains:
- a CDS encoding GNAT family N-acetyltransferase codes for the protein MTTVVYKENLDSVDWTEMKATLLQDNFDNGRNPEQLRRSFENSAITCIAYADARIIGTVRALSDGVCNAYIVDVWTLSAYRHQGIASKMMQIVFDKLPGQHVYLFTDDAVEFYKKLGFKDQGIGLGKVVGQWLVNDALESESHPTIAES
- a CDS encoding aminoglycoside phosphotransferase family protein, with translation MTAGKMHDDEMDTDAFLVGRLLAAQFPQWADLPIEPVPSAGTDNALYRLSDDMVVRLPRIHRAVGQVEEEHLWLPRLAPFLPLAIPVPLAKGEPGEGYPWHWSVYRWLEGENAALERIAEPRQAAIDLAQFIAALQRLDATGGPPPGPHNSSRGEPLARRDTETRDAIATLRGTLDADTVTAVWDAAIEAPAWHGPPVWLHGDLQSGNLLAVQGRLIAVIDFGCLGVGDPACDVMAAWLYLSAETRDVFRATLQVDDATWARGRGWALSVGLIALPYYQNTNPVLAGIARRAIAEVLADG
- a CDS encoding class I SAM-dependent methyltransferase, with protein sequence MNTTAVVTTGQDFEYRDQMAATWDLFRGDTSNWEDRFLFLEVIRKYGQPALDVGCGTGRLLLDFLSQGIDIDGVDISPEMLALCHQKAAKLGLKPNTFQQRMESLDLPRKYQTIIVPSSSFQLLTDPGLAAEAMGRFFAYLLPGGTLAMPFMDIWDDGSPTETEWAPRGEKVRPEDGATVRRWSRAWYDLANQLEHTEDRYEVTLNGEVIASELHRRSPATRWYTRDQVIRLYRQAGLTDIQFFKFDAVIAPALKDDKTYLAVGRFLWKEDESADSERRL